Proteins found in one Methylobacter sp. S3L5C genomic segment:
- a CDS encoding beta-ketoacyl-[acyl-carrier-protein] synthase family protein: protein MSLYLNDLGLLCAAGNSRPEVLKRLLAGDRSGLIATNAFGPATIVGQCTDELPEIDPQYSIYQCRNNQLLLAALNQIRATVDKVTAKFGSDRIGIVLGTSTSGVRSTELALAYLAEHASLPDNFHYKQQQMGAGADFLGAYLGLTGPAYTISTACSSSGKAFASARRLINLDLCDAVIVGGADSLCNLTINGFAALESLSTGYCKPFGKHRNGINIGEAASLFVLSKEPGPVALLGIGASSDAYHFSAPDPTGTAVITAMKKALNDAGKQPNEVDYLNLHGTATVLNDRMESKAANAIFGSKVAASSSKGMTGHTLGAAAALELGFCWMLLAENEQGALIPNINDDESDTGLAPLNLVKKGDKLERSINVCQSNSFAFGGNNLSIIIART from the coding sequence ATGAGTCTTTACCTGAATGATTTAGGCTTGTTATGCGCGGCCGGAAATTCCAGGCCCGAAGTCTTAAAACGCTTGTTGGCCGGCGATCGTTCCGGCTTAATCGCAACAAATGCCTTCGGACCTGCAACCATCGTCGGACAGTGCACAGATGAACTGCCTGAAATAGATCCCCAATACTCTATTTATCAGTGCAGGAATAACCAGTTGTTACTGGCGGCGTTAAACCAGATCAGAGCGACCGTAGACAAGGTGACAGCTAAATTTGGTTCCGACCGCATCGGTATTGTACTGGGCACAAGCACATCCGGCGTCAGAAGCACTGAACTGGCATTAGCTTATCTGGCTGAACACGCATCATTACCGGACAATTTCCATTATAAACAACAACAAATGGGTGCAGGTGCCGATTTCCTTGGCGCCTATTTGGGCCTGACCGGCCCCGCTTACACCATTTCCACAGCCTGTTCATCCAGCGGCAAGGCTTTTGCTTCGGCTCGTCGCCTGATTAATCTTGATTTATGCGACGCTGTCATTGTCGGTGGCGCCGATAGCTTATGTAATCTGACTATTAACGGCTTTGCCGCGCTTGAGTCTCTCAGCACAGGCTACTGCAAACCGTTCGGCAAACATCGCAACGGCATTAATATCGGCGAAGCGGCAAGTCTTTTTGTCCTGAGCAAAGAACCGGGGCCGGTAGCATTACTGGGTATAGGAGCCAGTAGCGACGCCTATCATTTTTCCGCACCCGACCCGACCGGTACAGCTGTCATTACCGCTATGAAGAAGGCCTTGAACGATGCCGGAAAGCAGCCAAATGAGGTGGATTACCTTAATTTACATGGTACGGCTACCGTGTTAAACGACAGGATGGAAAGCAAAGCCGCCAATGCAATATTCGGTTCCAAAGTTGCAGCCAGTTCCAGTAAAGGCATGACCGGTCATACCTTGGGTGCGGCCGCCGCTTTGGAGTTGGGTTTTTGTTGGATGCTACTGGCTGAAAATGAACAGGGGGCATTAATTCCCAATATTAACGATGATGAGTCGGATACCGGCTTGGCACCGCTCAATCTGGTTAAAAAAGGCGATAAACTGGAGCGTAGTATTAATGTCTGCCAAAGCAACTCCTTCGCGTTTGGCGGCAATAATTTATCTATTATCATCGCAAGAACATAA
- a CDS encoding hotdog family protein: protein MIDCTDIAELIPHSGSMVLLDRIIDYDEYTLSAELVVRDDGLFGNQKTIPAWVGIEYMAQAVAAYGGIKSKQSGEPIKLGFLLGTRLYTSNVDSINVGSTLTIQIKSIIQDEKLGVFDCKIHGIGIEISSNLNVYQPLIETRQKTGS, encoded by the coding sequence TTGATAGATTGTACTGATATTGCGGAACTTATCCCGCATAGCGGCTCCATGGTATTGTTGGATAGAATTATTGACTATGATGAATACACGCTATCTGCCGAGTTGGTTGTTCGTGATGACGGCCTTTTCGGTAACCAAAAAACGATACCAGCATGGGTAGGTATTGAATATATGGCGCAAGCAGTAGCGGCTTATGGAGGTATCAAGTCCAAGCAGTCAGGAGAACCGATAAAGCTGGGGTTTTTACTTGGCACACGTCTTTATACCAGTAATGTCGACAGTATTAACGTTGGCTCTACGTTGACAATACAGATAAAGAGTATTATACAAGACGAAAAACTGGGGGTTTTTGATTGCAAAATTCATGGCATCGGTATTGAAATCAGTTCCAACCTCAATGTTTATCAACCTCTCATAGAAACCAGGCAAAAAACCGGATCATGA
- a CDS encoding phosphopantetheine-binding protein, protein MENELKQLIIDALDLEDISVADIDSHAPLFNEGLGLDSIDALELGLAIRKKYNVKIEAEKEDVVKIFSSVSTLADYIKSVQG, encoded by the coding sequence ATGGAAAATGAATTAAAGCAATTGATTATCGATGCACTGGATCTTGAAGATATCAGTGTTGCCGATATAGATAGTCATGCACCGCTTTTTAATGAGGGGCTGGGGCTCGATTCAATAGATGCACTGGAGCTGGGGTTGGCTATCCGCAAAAAATACAATGTAAAAATTGAGGCTGAAAAAGAAGATGTCGTAAAGATTTTTTCTTCCGTTTCAACTTTGGCCGATTATATTAAATCAGTGCAGGGTTAA
- the fabG gene encoding 3-oxoacyl-ACP reductase FabG, which produces MKKTILVTGSSRGIGKAIALYLAKQGFDLVIHYRSQQAQAENVIAEIEQLGQSARLLPFDIANRSQCAEQINQDIDIYGAYYGVVCNAGITADNAFPALTGEEWDSVIHTNLDSFYNVLQPVIMPMIRRRQPGRIVTLSSASGIIGNRGQVNYSAAKAGIIGATKALALELAKREITVNCVAPGLIATDMINELPLDEIKKMIPARRIGNPKEVAAAVAFLMSEDAGYITRQVISVNGGLC; this is translated from the coding sequence ATGAAAAAAACAATTTTAGTCACCGGTTCCAGTCGAGGTATAGGTAAAGCTATTGCCTTATATCTGGCCAAACAGGGCTTTGATTTGGTGATCCATTACCGTAGCCAACAAGCACAAGCAGAAAATGTGATCGCCGAAATTGAACAGCTAGGACAATCAGCAAGATTATTACCATTCGATATTGCCAACCGTAGCCAATGCGCCGAACAAATCAATCAGGATATTGACATTTACGGAGCTTATTATGGAGTGGTCTGCAATGCCGGCATTACCGCCGACAATGCGTTTCCGGCACTGACAGGAGAAGAATGGGACAGTGTGATACACACCAATCTTGATAGCTTCTACAACGTATTGCAACCAGTCATTATGCCGATGATTAGAAGGCGGCAGCCCGGGCGCATTGTCACCTTGTCGTCAGCTTCCGGTATTATCGGTAACCGCGGCCAGGTCAATTACAGCGCAGCAAAAGCAGGTATCATTGGGGCCACTAAAGCACTGGCTCTGGAACTGGCGAAACGCGAAATTACCGTCAACTGTGTAGCTCCGGGGTTAATTGCAACCGATATGATTAATGAACTGCCACTGGATGAAATCAAAAAAATGATACCGGCACGTAGAATCGGTAATCCTAAAGAAGTTGCTGCCGCAGTCGCTTTTTTAATGTCAGAAGATGCAGGTTATATCACCCGACAAGTAATATCAGTCAATGGTGGTTTATGTTAA
- a CDS encoding NAD(P)/FAD-dependent oxidoreductase: MCKVIIIGAGPSGSIAGALLHNSGHQVTILERQQFPRFSIGESLLPQCMEFIQQAGMMDAVVNAGFQFKNGASFAYKDQHTEFNFEDKFTAGIGTTFQVQRGRFDEILANEVVRMGVDIRWQTEVTAVDFSGDKPKLDVRNPSGEVTTYEADFVLDASGFGRILPRLLDLESPSGFPVRKALFGHIEDRIDDAQFDRNKIRITVHPDHKDVWLWVIPFSNGRSSVGVVAQTDFFQTWDCNDIALKDIINQDDSLRTLLKNAVFDDKINAITGYAANVKSLYGKGYALLGNAGEFLDPVFSSGVTIAMKSASLAAAVLDRQFKQEAVDWNTDYAIPLQRGVDTFRVFVDAWYDGRFQDVIFHQKQQPKIKTMICSILAGYAWDEANPYVKNARSRLDTLVELCRAN, from the coding sequence ATGTGTAAAGTTATTATCATCGGCGCAGGGCCTTCGGGCAGTATCGCCGGAGCATTATTACATAACAGCGGCCATCAGGTCACCATTCTCGAGCGTCAGCAATTTCCACGCTTCAGCATAGGCGAAAGCCTGCTGCCGCAATGCATGGAATTCATCCAGCAGGCTGGTATGATGGATGCCGTTGTTAATGCCGGTTTTCAGTTTAAAAATGGTGCATCCTTTGCTTACAAAGACCAGCACACGGAGTTTAATTTTGAAGACAAATTTACCGCTGGTATTGGCACTACATTCCAGGTTCAACGTGGCCGATTTGATGAAATACTTGCCAATGAAGTCGTTCGAATGGGCGTTGATATACGCTGGCAGACAGAGGTAACTGCCGTTGATTTTTCAGGCGACAAACCAAAACTTGACGTACGTAACCCATCAGGTGAAGTAACAACTTATGAGGCTGATTTTGTCCTCGATGCCAGTGGTTTCGGACGTATATTGCCGCGTTTACTGGATCTGGAATCACCTTCCGGTTTTCCGGTCAGAAAAGCCTTGTTTGGGCATATTGAAGATCGTATTGATGATGCGCAGTTTGACAGAAACAAAATACGAATTACCGTTCATCCTGACCATAAAGATGTTTGGTTATGGGTAATTCCATTTAGCAATGGCCGCAGCAGTGTTGGTGTTGTCGCACAAACTGATTTTTTTCAGACGTGGGATTGTAACGATATTGCCCTGAAAGACATCATTAACCAGGATGACAGCTTGCGCACGTTACTAAAAAATGCTGTGTTTGATGACAAAATCAATGCGATTACCGGCTATGCAGCGAATGTAAAAAGTTTGTATGGCAAAGGCTACGCCCTACTTGGTAATGCCGGCGAGTTTCTGGACCCCGTATTTTCATCGGGTGTAACGATTGCGATGAAATCAGCAAGCCTGGCAGCGGCTGTTCTGGACAGGCAATTTAAACAGGAAGCCGTGGACTGGAACACCGACTATGCCATCCCGTTGCAGCGCGGAGTCGATACTTTTCGCGTATTTGTCGATGCTTGGTATGACGGACGTTTTCAGGATGTAATTTTTCACCAAAAACAACAACCAAAAATCAAAACAATGATTTGTTCGATACTCGCAGGCTATGCCTGGGATGAAGCGAATCCTTATGTAAAAAACGCCCGTTCCAGACTGGATACACTGGTCGAATTATGCCGCGCGAATTAA
- a CDS encoding 1-acyl-sn-glycerol-3-phosphate acyltransferase — protein sequence MAQKIIRKLSYGWRLFATGFSFFIFAMGGLLLWLLVFPVLSVLPGNNLQKASRGQGVVHYSFYVFIGLMHRIGIMTYEINGLEKLNRPGQLIMANHPTLVDIVFLISRIKQANCIVKDSLWRNPFMRGAIVNAGYISNSDPEKMIADCVEWLKSGGTMIIFPEGTRSMPGKPCLFQRGAAAIALQANKIVTPVTLSCYPSTLTKAEPWYQIPERRFHLVMHVGNDIALDEFLLIQPKSIAVRRFNQYLQDYFTQQRERYKNYGK from the coding sequence ATGGCACAAAAAATAATCCGAAAATTAAGCTATGGCTGGCGTCTTTTTGCGACAGGTTTTAGTTTTTTTATTTTCGCCATGGGCGGGTTGTTGTTGTGGTTGCTGGTTTTTCCGGTGTTGTCAGTGTTGCCAGGTAATAATTTGCAGAAGGCAAGCAGGGGACAGGGCGTTGTCCATTACAGTTTTTATGTTTTTATTGGTCTCATGCACAGAATTGGGATCATGACTTACGAAATAAATGGCCTGGAAAAACTTAATCGACCGGGACAGCTGATCATGGCTAATCATCCGACGCTGGTCGATATTGTCTTTTTAATCAGTCGTATTAAGCAGGCAAACTGCATAGTTAAAGACAGTCTTTGGCGTAATCCCTTTATGCGTGGGGCTATAGTCAATGCCGGCTATATCAGTAACAGCGATCCTGAGAAAATGATAGCCGACTGTGTCGAATGGTTAAAGTCAGGCGGCACCATGATTATTTTTCCGGAAGGAACACGCTCGATGCCAGGCAAGCCGTGCCTTTTTCAGCGGGGAGCCGCTGCGATAGCGTTGCAGGCCAATAAAATCGTAACACCGGTGACACTCTCATGTTACCCGAGTACCTTAACGAAAGCCGAGCCATGGTATCAAATCCCGGAGCGCCGCTTTCATCTGGTGATGCACGTAGGGAATGATATTGCCCTGGATGAATTTCTTTTAATACAACCTAAATCAATTGCTGTACGCCGTTTTAACCAGTACTTGCAGGATTATTTTACGCAACAGAGAGAACGCTATAAAAACTATGGAAAATGA
- a CDS encoding beta-ketoacyl synthase chain length factor — MMSDFILCQWSAWAPGFSARDDRLMELGNSVVPECVPKMLRRRLTPLAKAVFNVADLCINGEKTFPVVFSSAHGEICKSLTMLQTIQAGHELSPTAFSLSVHNAIAGLFSIAYRNTQEITVIAPGQEGIAPAFIEALGMLYEGADEVLIILYDEPIADFYPIAPFNLNSPDPCVLALRIALVGDGLPFQLDRCTQSRDDGEHPVQLQLFLRFLLAKEPSLSLGNQGHSWTWHKK; from the coding sequence ATGATGTCTGATTTTATCTTGTGTCAATGGAGCGCATGGGCTCCGGGCTTTAGTGCCAGAGATGACAGGTTGATGGAACTTGGCAACTCTGTCGTACCAGAGTGCGTACCTAAAATGCTACGGCGCCGATTAACGCCATTGGCCAAAGCTGTTTTTAATGTCGCTGATCTATGCATCAATGGAGAAAAAACATTCCCCGTCGTGTTTAGCTCTGCACATGGTGAAATATGTAAATCATTAACCATGCTTCAAACGATTCAGGCAGGTCATGAGCTTTCTCCGACAGCGTTTAGCCTGTCCGTACATAATGCTATCGCTGGCCTGTTTTCTATTGCTTATCGCAACACTCAGGAAATAACTGTTATTGCCCCGGGACAAGAAGGTATTGCCCCCGCTTTTATAGAAGCGCTCGGTATGCTGTATGAAGGTGCTGATGAAGTTCTAATTATTTTATACGATGAGCCCATTGCTGATTTTTATCCCATCGCTCCTTTTAATCTTAATAGCCCTGATCCATGTGTACTTGCATTAAGAATTGCCTTGGTCGGTGATGGTTTACCTTTTCAGCTTGACCGTTGCACGCAATCTCGTGATGATGGCGAGCATCCTGTACAATTACAACTATTTTTAAGGTTTCTTCTTGCTAAAGAGCCATCATTAAGTTTAGGCAATCAGGGGCATAGCTGGACATGGCACAAAAAATAA
- a CDS encoding DUF3261 domain-containing protein, whose translation MPRELKSRLKTTTTIHNGITQELKKFMGFIVTWFFRIFTPPLFRIKFDWIRDIFKQLPIALIILACLSSCALLTHPEESESAKSIPMASPISPARRVMQQITASWPGRQETLICVLELDSKHVAIAGLSNEGLSLFNLNYDGKSLTLNKSPLLPDSFSPELIIKDLQLVYWPQAELQKILPRYWRLEADSQHRRLYYHNELRVDVDYLQPDSLWAKEVKVTNHHYNYYLHIKTVNYESLPE comes from the coding sequence ATGCCGCGCGAATTAAAAAGCCGTTTAAAAACGACTACCACTATCCATAACGGCATTACGCAAGAACTCAAAAAATTCATGGGCTTTATAGTCACTTGGTTTTTTCGCATTTTCACACCGCCTTTATTTCGAATAAAGTTTGATTGGATTCGTGACATTTTTAAACAACTGCCAATAGCTTTAATAATCCTGGCCTGCCTAAGCAGTTGTGCATTATTAACCCATCCAGAAGAGTCTGAATCAGCTAAATCAATACCCATGGCATCACCTATAAGCCCTGCCAGGCGTGTTATGCAACAAATAACGGCATCCTGGCCAGGTCGGCAGGAAACACTAATTTGCGTACTGGAGCTTGATAGTAAACACGTTGCGATAGCGGGATTAAGTAACGAAGGCCTCAGCCTGTTCAATTTAAACTATGACGGCAAATCGTTAACGCTGAATAAAAGCCCGCTATTGCCGGATAGTTTTTCCCCCGAACTTATCATCAAAGATCTGCAACTGGTTTACTGGCCACAGGCCGAATTACAAAAAATATTGCCTCGCTATTGGCGCCTGGAAGCTGATAGCCAACATCGGCGCTTGTATTACCACAATGAACTACGCGTTGACGTTGATTATTTACAGCCTGACAGCCTATGGGCTAAAGAAGTGAAGGTAACCAACCATCACTACAACTACTATTTGCACATTAAAACGGTTAATTATGAGTCTTTACCTGAATGA
- a CDS encoding acyl carrier protein → MNNREEILSAIKTILVEMFEVDEKAITLEARLYQDLDFDSIDAVDMIVRIKEMTGKSVKPEDFKSARTISDVVEAVYSMIHD, encoded by the coding sequence ATGAATAATCGTGAAGAAATTTTAAGTGCTATTAAAACTATTTTGGTCGAGATGTTTGAAGTCGATGAAAAAGCGATTACGCTGGAAGCACGCTTATACCAAGATCTTGATTTCGATAGTATTGATGCCGTCGATATGATTGTGCGGATTAAGGAAATGACCGGAAAATCGGTTAAACCCGAAGATTTCAAGAGCGCCCGCACTATCTCCGATGTGGTTGAAGCCGTTTACAGTATGATCCATGATTAG